The Clostridium botulinum BKT015925 genome includes the window CTCCTAATGAAACAACGAGGCCTTCTTTAAAACCTCTAGAGATTGTCCTATTAACGGATTCTATTGCTGATGGACCTAAAGGTATAGATATTATTATTCCAATAATATATCCTACCAATATAGATTTCATGATACAAAATAAACTACACATTATAATCTCCTTTAAACTTTTGTTATTATGAAAATCATAATAATAATATATTTATATTATTATTTGATTTATTATATAATTGATATATAAAATATAATAAACTAAAAATTTCTAATTTACAAAAATAATTTAATCTATATTAGTATTTATATAAAAGATAATGAAAGGGGTGATAGTGTGAGTAAAGAATTTTTTTTAGGGGATATTGTTGAAATGAAAAAGCAACATCCTTGTGGAAGTAAGGAATGGGAAATAATAAGACTTGGGGCAGATATAAAGATTAAATGTATGGGGTGCGAAAGAATAGTAATGATTCCTAGAAGTAAGTTTGAAAAAAGAGTAAAAAAAATAGTGAAGCAAAATATTAAAGAGGATATAAATGAATAATGTTTAAAATTACAATTTAAGGCAATAAAAATAATATCTTGATTTTTGTTAGGTTAAATGATAAAATTAAAAAATGTAATCCCTGCTGTGGTACACACAGCCGTTAGTCCGGAGGGAGGAGGTGAAATCAATGAGAAATTATGAAACATTATTTATATTACAAACTTCTTTAGAAGAAGAAGCTATAAAAGCTACTATCGAAAAGTTTAAGGGTGTAATAGAAAACGAAGGCGGAGTAGTAGAAAACGTTGATGAATGGGGTAAAAGAAAGCTTGCTTATCCTATAAACAAAGTTAGCGAAGGATACTATACTCTAATCAATTTCAAAGCTAATCCTGAATTACCTAGAGAATTAGAAAGAGTATTCAGAATTACTGACGGAGTTATGAGATTCATGGTAGTTAATCCTGAAAAATAGGTGGTGTAAAGATGAATAAAGTTGTTTTAGTTGGAAGATTGACAAAAGATCCAGAACTAAGATTTACACCCGGAACTGGTAAAGCTGTTGCAACGTTCACTTTAGCTGTTAACAGAAGGTTTAAAAGCCCAGGACAACCAGAAGCTGATTTTTTACCTATCGTAGTATGGGGAAAACAAGCTGAGAATACAGCCAATTATGTTGGCAAAGGTAGTCAGGTTGGAGTAAGTGGCGCAATACATACTAGAAGTTATGAGGCTAAAGATGGAACTAGAAGATACGTTACAGAAATTGTAGCGGATGAGGTGCAATTCTTAGATTCAAGAAATGCTGTCTCAAGAACAGAGCCAAAATATACAGGAATGAACGAATTTGATTCATCAAATAATAATGCTGGAGATATAAATCCAGTTGAAGATTATGATGATGATATCACTCCAATAGATGATGGAGATATACCATTCTAATAATTTTACGTCAATAAGTTTAGGTTAAGGAGGGAAAAAATATGGCTTTTAATAAAAAAGGTGCAAAGAGAAGAAGAAAAAAAGTTTGTGCTTTTTGTGCAGATAAGTCTTCTTTCATAGATTATAAAGATGTAAATAAACTAAGAAAGTTTGTTACAGAAAGAGGAAAGATACTTCCAAGAAGAATTTCTGGTAACTGCGCTAAGCACCAAAGAGAGTTAACTTTAGCAATAAAGAGAGCTAGAAACGTAGCTTTATTACCATTTACAACAGACTAATAGAAATATAAGGCAGTGTCAACGTGGACACTGCTTTTTTGTTACAGTTATAATATTAATTAATATAGATTAACACTAAAGATAAACTAAAGTTGCATATATGGTTAAAAATAACTAGAATATATATATAGCATAAAATGAGGATGGTGTTATATGAAAAACGAAGATTTTAATATTATGACCAATATAAAAATAATAGAAAACTTAAAGGCCGAACTTCTATGTATAATAGGAGATTTTTTTAAATTGTTATCTAGAGGAAGTAATGTAGCTCATAATGCGATTTTAGATTGTATTTCAGGGGCAATAATAATCTTGTATATACTTGGGGATAGATTAGGATATTCTTATAAGAAAATAGACGAAACTATGAAAGAAAAGTTAAAACTAGGTATAAGTGAAGAAGACATTATTGAAAAAGAAAGCAAAGAACTAAGTAATTTATACAAACACATTAAAAGATAAGATTCTATGGAGGAAAAAATGCAAAAACAAATTTATTCACCAAAAGCAATAGTTGAAACAGGCATGATGTTTGCGTTAATAACTTTAATAATTATTATGACTACGAAGATACCTGTTTTATCATTTATGGGTATGTTTATTTTGCCGATTCCTATAATAGTGATTTATGTTAGATACAATTATAAGTTTGCTTTTATAACAACAGTTATGAGTATAATTTTAACAAGTTTTTTATATGGATTAATGCCAGCATTTATTTCTGGTGTTGCATATGGTCTTACAGGATGCACCTTTGGTTACTGTATAAAAAATCATAAAAAAAGTAGCGCTACACTTATTTTAGTATCTATATCAATATTTATAGGAAATATAAGTACATATCTAATATATGCTTTATTTGTAGGTAAAGCTGGAATATTAAATACTTTAAATAATTCAATAAATATAATAAGAAAATATTATATAGATATGAGAAATATATACATTCAGCAAAGTGGAACTGAAAGTATAGTAAACAAAATAAATGATATGATACAAGTAATAACTATAAGAAATATGCTTATAATTTTACCTATGGTACTTATCTTATATAGTTTTATACAAGGATATATAAGTTATTTAATAACTAGAAATATATTAAAAAAGTTAAGATATAAAGTAGAAAAGATGGTTCCCTTTAGTGAAATGTATATATCAAATAGAATTATTGCAGTAACAATAATTATAAGTTGTTTAGGAATAATACTTAATGGAAAAGAAATACCATTTGCAGATGACGTTAGCTCAGCTTTTCAAATATTAGCTATGATGTTAATTTTATTTGATGGTATGACATCAGTTACATATTTTCTAAGAAGAAAATATAAGAAATCTAAAGGATTTACTTTTTTTATACTAATTATTGGATTGATTGTGCCTATGTTTCAAGATGTTTATTTAATAATAGGGCTTTTAGATATAATATTAAATTTAAGACGACTTGATCCAGACCCAATAAGAAAAATAAAATCGAGGGAATAAGATGGATAATAACTACTTTTTTAGAAATAAGGTTTATATAGTAATTATGCTACTTACCATTTCTCTTTTTTTTATACTAGGTCATCTACAAGTAGGAAGCATAATTCTAGTTTGTTATATGATTTTTATTCTATATAAATACAGAACCTTTACAATAAAGAGCCATGAATGGGAGAAATTTATAGAGGATTTTTCGTCTAAAATGGATATTTACTCAAAAAATCTTCTTATAAAATCGCCATTTCCTTTGGTTATTGTAGAAAATACAGGGGATATATTATGGTATAACAAAAGATTTTTAAGTATTTTTGAAAAGGGAGAAATTATAGGACGAAATTTAAAAGATATATTAAACGATAATAATATAGATAAAATTTTAAGTGGTGAAAAAGAAATATTTAAATATTTAGCAATAAAAAATAAGTATTATAATATATATGCTAATGCAAATGAGAATTCAGTAAATTCCATGAAAACAAATACCTCTATAATATTATACTTTTATGATGTTACTCATGAAGTAGAGCTTATGAAAGAAATAAAGAAACATAATCATACAGTTATGCTTATTGAAGTAGATAATATGGATGAGGTGTTAAAGGCAACTGAGGAAGATAAGGTAGTTCTTTTATCAGCTGAAATAGAGAGAACTATAAAAAATTATGCACAAAGTTTAAGTGCTATGATAATAAAGTACTCTTCTAGTAAATATGTAGTTATAACTTATTATAAAAATATACAAGAAGAAATGAATAAAAATTTTGATATACTAGATGATATTAGAGAAATTAATTATGGAAATAAATTAACGGTTACTTTAAGCGTAGGTGTTGGAATTGGAGGGGATACACCTCTTCAAAATTATGAATTTGCAACTTCTGCTAAAGACTTAGCCTTAAGTCGGGGTGGGGATCAGGTTGTAATAAAAAATAAAGATAATTTACAGTTTTATGGCGGCAAGACAAAAGAATTTGAGAAAAGAACTAAGGTAAGAGCAAGAGTTATAGCACATGCTTTAGTTAATTTGATAAATGAGAGCAGTAATGTTTTTATAATGGGACATATAAATCCTGATATAGATGCAATTGGTGCTGCGATAGGAATCAAAAGTGTAGTTAAAACACTAGGAAAAAAAGGACGTATAATATTAGATGAGGTTAACTCTGGAATAGAAAATCCTATAAATAGAATTAAGAAAAATAATTTATATAATAATACATTCATATCTATGGAAGAGTTCATGAATTCTTATGATAGCAATAGTTTATTAATACTTGTTGATGTCAATAGCAAGGAATATCTTCAAAGTAAGAAAGTCCTTGATTATGTAAATAAAGTTGTTATTATAGATCATCACAGAAAATCTACAGAAGCTGTAGAAGGAGCTATTTTAAGTTATATAGAACCTTATGCATCATCCACATGCGAACTTGTTACAGAAATGCTACAATATATGATAGAAAGTCCTAAAAAGAATATAGCACCACTTGAAGCAGAAATGATGCTGGCAGGTATATATGTTGATACTAAAAACTTTTACTTTAAAACTGGTGTGAGAACTTTTGAAGCAGCAGCGTATCTAAGACAATTAGGAGCTGATATAATAGATGTTAAGAAAATGTTCGCAGGACATTTAGAAACATATATTAAAAAAGCTGAAGTTATGAGTCTTGCAGAGGTTAAAGATGATATAGCTATAACTCTTTGTCCACCTGATATAAAG containing:
- the rpsR gene encoding 30S ribosomal protein S18, with amino-acid sequence MAFNKKGAKRRRKKVCAFCADKSSFIDYKDVNKLRKFVTERGKILPRRISGNCAKHQRELTLAIKRARNVALLPFTTD
- a CDS encoding MazG-like family protein, producing the protein MKNEDFNIMTNIKIIENLKAELLCIIGDFFKLLSRGSNVAHNAILDCISGAIIILYILGDRLGYSYKKIDETMKEKLKLGISEEDIIEKESKELSNLYKHIKR
- the rpsF gene encoding 30S ribosomal protein S6 — its product is MRNYETLFILQTSLEEEAIKATIEKFKGVIENEGGVVENVDEWGKRKLAYPINKVSEGYYTLINFKANPELPRELERVFRITDGVMRFMVVNPEK
- a CDS encoding YybS family protein — protein: MQKQIYSPKAIVETGMMFALITLIIIMTTKIPVLSFMGMFILPIPIIVIYVRYNYKFAFITTVMSIILTSFLYGLMPAFISGVAYGLTGCTFGYCIKNHKKSSATLILVSISIFIGNISTYLIYALFVGKAGILNTLNNSINIIRKYYIDMRNIYIQQSGTESIVNKINDMIQVITIRNMLIILPMVLILYSFIQGYISYLITRNILKKLRYKVEKMVPFSEMYISNRIIAVTIIISCLGIILNGKEIPFADDVSSAFQILAMMLILFDGMTSVTYFLRRKYKKSKGFTFFILIIGLIVPMFQDVYLIIGLLDIILNLRRLDPDPIRKIKSRE
- a CDS encoding single-stranded DNA-binding protein, which gives rise to MNKVVLVGRLTKDPELRFTPGTGKAVATFTLAVNRRFKSPGQPEADFLPIVVWGKQAENTANYVGKGSQVGVSGAIHTRSYEAKDGTRRYVTEIVADEVQFLDSRNAVSRTEPKYTGMNEFDSSNNNAGDINPVEDYDDDITPIDDGDIPF
- a CDS encoding DHH family phosphoesterase, yielding MDNNYFFRNKVYIVIMLLTISLFFILGHLQVGSIILVCYMIFILYKYRTFTIKSHEWEKFIEDFSSKMDIYSKNLLIKSPFPLVIVENTGDILWYNKRFLSIFEKGEIIGRNLKDILNDNNIDKILSGEKEIFKYLAIKNKYYNIYANANENSVNSMKTNTSIILYFYDVTHEVELMKEIKKHNHTVMLIEVDNMDEVLKATEEDKVVLLSAEIERTIKNYAQSLSAMIIKYSSSKYVVITYYKNIQEEMNKNFDILDDIREINYGNKLTVTLSVGVGIGGDTPLQNYEFATSAKDLALSRGGDQVVIKNKDNLQFYGGKTKEFEKRTKVRARVIAHALVNLINESSNVFIMGHINPDIDAIGAAIGIKSVVKTLGKKGRIILDEVNSGIENPINRIKKNNLYNNTFISMEEFMNSYDSNSLLILVDVNSKEYLQSKKVLDYVNKVVIIDHHRKSTEAVEGAILSYIEPYASSTCELVTEMLQYMIESPKKNIAPLEAEMMLAGIYVDTKNFYFKTGVRTFEAAAYLRQLGADIIDVKKMFAGHLETYIKKAEVMSLAEVKDDIAITLCPPDIKDNILVAQVADELLNITGVQASFVLAKINDDVVISARSFGDINVQVILESLGGGGHMTMAGAKLQNISIDEAKSKLQDVIYKYLGEGE
- a CDS encoding DUF951 domain-containing protein → MSKEFFLGDIVEMKKQHPCGSKEWEIIRLGADIKIKCMGCERIVMIPRSKFEKRVKKIVKQNIKEDINE